The DNA window ccacggttggtatttcATCCGGACAGGGGGTTTTCtctgattttagtcacatcgacgcttctttgagctcgtcgttagtcacttaccactcggctgtgttacctccttcttcttcgccgtacggtgtcggtgaccaggtagttgagtcgtgattcgggaagagaccctcaacgattatctttagcttacccgggtatatttcagctggtgtcgacggaccctcgtcttcgtcatgacgactcagtacgcgtcccccagggattggcgtttatttctcagcacagctacttatggcaattggcttgctaagcttgatctcccgttttaaagagtccctaccttctcgaaacgtcgcttgcgctcctctctcactctccgatcttacgctctgagcccgccttctggatctaagacaagcagccgtcacaatccttcttgttagatcagccgcatcaacgtacttgataccgttgttcgccgaagtaactcaacaaagaggttttcgttaaaggctttcgtcttccactttagcttgcgacccgtccttcttcgtgttgcagcagggttccattggccgatgcggtagcgaatcgcctggtggtctctatggggatacttctctcacactctccagtccatgttcgccgtcagtcagtCTGTAGTCCTaaaatgtggcgaaatttctctcggtaccgatatccgtttcgtgaaccaataagctcccaactcctcgcttcgccgcgatctacttgttatagtcctcggcggttgagctagcctccacaccGTGCCGTCaagtaggtgtcgagtctgcagccaattttcactacaaggaaatattttcacaagataactttagcaaatgaaactttgagaattttatttaaaattttaggcatatttttgtttaacatattgaatttttgcaaaattctccaaaatatttcgggggggggggggggttcgtccccaaacccccccccccccccccgctactacgccactgctcCCAGGAGTGTGACCATTCCAAGAGCCAACATGCACGAACAATTATGATTAATCCTTGGCATTATAGTATTAATTTCGAAATTAGCAAAATTTCATATCAAAAAGCTTGCTTTTCAGCGACGCTAATTGGCCAATTCGATTCTCTTACCACATTTCACGGATTAGCGTGTTTATCTATAATATCTCTCGTTACATTTCGATACTCGTTTTCGTGGAACACCAAACGCATTTGATGTAGCGAAAGCTGCTTCTATAATCTGTGCTTATGTCAACCAAGTGCAATTATTTGCCAGCAGGTAACCACTTAAAATGCatcaaataattattttcatgGCAACTGTGGGCAGGTCAGGCGTGGGTCGATTTGCAGTTGTGGTTTGGTACTTATGACGAAAACTAATTAAATTGGAAACGAACATAATTTGCTTTGCACCTCACCGTTTACCCAAAGGGTACGGTATGAatgagtaaataaatcgaaaccACGTAGTCCGGAAGTATTCGCTTCATTTTAATGACTAACGACGAACCGCTGGctggaaaataaattattaaccATCGTCCATCATGAATGTAATGTGCCCTCAGAGATAGTGCACGGACGAGGCAGCTTTGATGTACCTGAGCATGAGTACTGCTCTAGTGCAAAGAAAGTAGATAGAAAATTATTATCTTGTTCGAGAGAATATTTAAATATGAGTATTAGTGACTCGTTTGTCCAGCATCAGGAAAGTTGAAACAACCTAGAAGCGGAAAGTAGTTTCCATAGGGCACCCTATAGCTATGAATAGATATACACAATAACTAGCTTGAGTCTGGCAAAGAGTGAGCTGATACTCATTTTGACGTGATAACCTTGTTCCTTTTTAAACTGTTTTCAATTATTACGAAAAGTAAAAATTTTGTTCAGAAATAGGGTTGTCACCCGTGAGAGGGTcggacccggagattttcactgacctgaGGTGTGGTGGATTTTGAACGGAACTatacagaaattggaatcaaagcgatttctcgggattttagagcactttaatctcTTTATATTACTACGTTTGAGAACGGTTTGTCGGTTTaatctggtgtagtatttcacttccccgactagGTGCggagaatacaaaagcaccagctactctcgctgaGGAGTATAAGTGGAACGTGCATTGCTcttctccacaactaacagCAAAAGGCGAGCAAAGGAGGTAGGAGAGCGGCTTCACATGGGAAGCActgtgtggtgtcggttattcatccgCACaggtcgcaacaaaggggcaaaactcacctccctagccaacAAGGGTTAAGGgtaggagtagcaacaacaccggaagaactcgtttgatgtcgACCTAGCCaattggattagaacaaatcttgGTGCAGCTGGCGATAAGCACCACCAACAGTGAAgtaatttggtaaaattgcagcaaaataacttttttgcgccgttttgagcgacttagtgcgatgcaacatttcaattatagcatatagcgaaatattactttttttaatttgtagtaaatttgtttttttttcattttcattgctttgcgaaagaaatcagcaatatttggcaaaataaatctgaaccagagtaataattatctttgactttttaaataatttgtaaaaaatcaattgattaaaaaaaataaattatgctTCTTCCAGTAAACCTgtagaaattgatgtaaaacccggaggcccggagatcgctcccgaaaaccggagtttCCGGACCAAACCCgaaggggtggcaaccctattcaaaaaaaattttttttttcaataaaagaaagaaaaacgaTTAACGGTTCAAAGATATATTTCAACGCGGAACATAAAAATTCTTCCATTAACAGGGACAGTACACATTtatattggtaaatcgattaccttgaaagcagctcacctgggttcgattcccaaccccgcacatagggttagagatttttccaaaaggaaatttctctaacccgaaaagaggcgaatgacactaaggttaaaacctctagaatcaaaaaaaaacaaaaaaaaacaaagcagCGTTAGTCATATTACACACGCGGAAAAAAACACATCGCGCGGGATACCGTGACTCTTCATTTGTCTTAGCGTTTGTCATTAGCCTGCGACAAGTACCATAAAGATGCATAATGGATAATAGATTGATAACTGTATACTGTGACAGGCggagttacaaatattcaaattcattgaatgaaaattgatcatattgagccgcattcatttttaatattcagctacgcagctgaaaacgtcaaacgaacaaaccgcagattttcattcgtctccgattattacacgaagcgaacaTGCAGCAACGactcaaacgcatcaaagtaggccctggcacaatgtaagcgatgataattgttgttttatatGCATGACCGGCATTTGCAAACGTTTGCCTAGATAATCAGTGAAAttaatacagtgaaaacccgttttatcagccccttgctGAATTTTgtgctgataaaacggggacattgacaaagtcgggacatatattttcctttctttttaaccctagaacgttgcactggggtaaaaatgtaccccacgccttctttggagccgtgtgaaaacgagaattcggcatttaccgacctgggaccctaaccataaatAAATTTAGAGTTACTAGTGAGAGTAGGAAAaaatggtatagccagtttgcttatagcctttgtggaagcaggtgtccaagttggcgtggggtacatttgtaccccagtgtacggttgccgttagtgtttcgtcaagtttcgtgctgtcagtggaaatgtgattcgtgacaataccagtttaaatactggttgttttactacgtaagtaacaattagtattatataatcttttttaatcatttatttaatttaatattcaagCGAAACAAAAAATccttctcatttttgctgatttttattgttttattgtttattttttatagtttttcaaagcaatggctcgcaagtataatttgcgcacaataactgctgtaacagtaacgttgcgtgttaccaatgtattactggtcaaaaatatttttttcatttcaatttccaccccatttcgtggtattttcccaaACACGATTTTTATACTTTCACTTCTCAAattaattgcactttttcaaaaatatcaaaattccattttataccgtttcaagaccattctttcaacttttagaatcatttgatttctttcaaattaaaaattaaaaattcgcaaagttatagtagtttttgtaaaaaaagtccaaaccgcgagtttttcccttttttttattccaaccaatttatgtatcattgattcaataatttACTTACTTTCACtaacacagctgttttcgcaattaaaaaacaaagaaaatgatgtattatacatttcttttgtttgcatttttacctgcgaaaatttcgATCAAATGCGtgggggtacatttataccccagtgcaacgttctagggtggaaaacgcaagtgcaacgttctagggttaataaatcgaagctcttaaaatattcttctttagtccctagatatagcttcataaccctttttgattatttagtttaaatttcccttaaggggatgaagaatttgaaaaaaaaaaatctaaatttttatttttgcatatttcggataagaaaaatatgctcaagaaaggatttactcgaattcaaaaatgcaaaaataaaaagttagtcTCCaatgctgacaaaatcgggtcaaaaagctgataaaatcgggggtagacaaaatcggggctgataaaatcgggtcttcactgtattattgtacgatattcaactgaatgaataacttGGTTTTTTGAATGAACCTTGTTTCTATCCACCACgtgtcgcatcaggttcattttcagccgtcaaaaaagagcttcgattatttttaactctgttgACAGGCAAAGTTAAAAATAAtagaagctcttttttgactgCTGAAAATGGACCTGATGAGACTCTCGGtggatagaaaaaatattcattcaaatacccatgttattcattcagttgaatatcgtacaatatattcatttcactaattatctaggaaaatgttttcaaatgccggtaaagcatatgaaacaacaatcatcatcgcttacattgtgccagggcctactttgatgcgtttgattcgttgctgcacggtcgcttcgtgtaataatcggagacgaatgaaaatatgcatggatgaatgggtggtttgttcgtttgacgttatttaatttttattaaatgaatttgtatattttaaactcTGGTGACAGGAAGCTTTAGTTTTCTACTAGGAATAAAATAGGTCAATTACCCTACGATGAGcgaaaaactttcgacagtaaTATTCACATCATATCGTACAGACAGGTAACGAAAAGATTATTCTACAAGAAGAATCAAGCTTTTGTTCGTTGCAGAAAGTTAAATTGCCTTCCGAAGATACGGGCATAAATATTCATACTGTCATAGTCGAACACAAACTGCAAGTCTGGGAGATATGGCTTGAGCAGCTACCCACAGCATTATTTAAATCAGATCAGGAGTCAGAAATGCAGTATACTTTCAACTGCGGTTATTTCCATAACCAGTGGTGCATGTTATTACGTATAAACTTTTTATACATAAAGGGTCATCATTTTGCTAGAGCCTGTGGACATCCTGTGCAGGAATGAGTATGGATATAAAATTAAGTGGTAATCCTACTAGGTGACCACAACATCATTTTCTTTGTCAGATGGAAGCGGATTGATCTAATAAAATATCGTTTAGTTTAGTTTTTCTGTTTCTATCGATATTGaggaacaaaaacaaatttttattttcatttagatACAAAATGGCGGAGTTCCATTACATATAGTTTTGTACCTAGAataaaaattcataatttttggaaatataTATCATATTTTACTCTGTTCAATTCTAAACCCTTCTTGTTGAAAACATGCAAAATAATGTGGAAAAGAAAAAAAGGGTTCCTGGGAGTACAATTCCTTCAGTGGGAAAAAGTTGCATACTCCCAGGCGTTTGGTTCTCACGTAAAAAGACAAGAGTTCAATTCCCGTTCCGTCAGTGACTCCGagcgaactgtttggatttagtgttactgtcagttactgacgacttttccaatcaaaaatgttgcaatATTTATCAACACACCCTTTCCTTACTTGAATCGATATTTGCAATAAAGCTTAGACATACACTCAGATATGACAGCCTGAAGGTATTTGACCGGTTACCATTAGCTTTAGAAGCATTTCAATCGCTACTCTTAACTCCCGTTTATTTATCTAATTCCTCCGCCAGACTCCAACCTGCAACTCAGTGCTATCCCAGAACCCGTGTGCGGTCAACTCTCGCTAATGCTGGATAATTGCTTCCACAACACAACACCTAAGGTGGCCGTTGATCTGCTCCACTCGGTCAAGATCCCGGAAACGGTGGAGGAGATCAGCAGCCGTTGCATGTGAGTACATTCCAAAGCGCCCGGAGTACTATTGTACACCGACTTGTTGTAGGTTTTTAATGACCTAATCACGTCTCTTTTTCCTTCCAACCAGAGTTTTCAACCGGGGCATGGACTGCGTCCAGCGCTATCTAAATGTATGCGTTGACTCGAAGGAACGAAAAATCATCGAGAATGAGGTATACGGTGCCAAAATGTTGTACGAGTATCTCTGCCGGGATAAAAGCTTCCAGCGAGGtaagataaaaaaattcaacCTTTGCACGGTCTAGTGTCTGTTCACCGCAGGACAGAGTGAACCTCAAAGTGCCACACagaataaattatttgattaaATCATCCTTTTACTGTGTTACTTTCCTTCTGTTTGTTTACCTTGCCGCATCCGAATCGCATTGTATGGGAAGCAGAGTTCCTGAAGCACAAATCCTGCTTCCACCATGTGCACGACGACTGGGACTCGTGCTCCAGCAAGTTTGTCAACATCCTGAAGGAGGAAATGGCTCGCACAACTCAGCAGTCGTTCAATGTACAGTACATGCACTTTTGCTGGTGAGTAGGCGTTGATTGAATAAGGTTTCCGGCTGTTGCAAACAACTATGGGGGATAGTGGAAAGTAAGAATAATAACCGATCTAATGCACCTAGCAGAGAGATGAGACCGTTCTTGCACAAATCACTGTTGGACTATTCATTAGTTCAGAAGTCATGCAAAgtagtagagatggtcgggtttcaattttttcgaacccgaacccgagaatttgaaaattgaaaaacccgaacccgacccgagcacgaaattttaaaaattaaaaaaccagaacccgacccgaaccggACTTGTTAATAGGGAGATCAACCAAAGATTcagaagatttttaattttaggcacccGAGTTTCTGCAAGAGTAGTTTTGGATAATTTATGTAAATTgtcaattcgtatt is part of the Topomyia yanbarensis strain Yona2022 chromosome 1, ASM3024719v1, whole genome shotgun sequence genome and encodes:
- the LOC131676599 gene encoding uncharacterized protein LOC131676599, translating into MLAVQWTILMLLAAAYCDSNLQLSAIPEPVCGQLSLMLDNCFHNTTPKVAVDLLHSVKIPETVEEISSRCIVFNRGMDCVQRYLNVCVDSKERKIIENEVYGAKMLYEYLCRDKSFQREFLKHKSCFHHVHDDWDSCSSKFVNILKEEMARTTQQSFNVQYMHFCCARFGYENCVFTSAKYKCKPDSAVFLKKIAKLLSTDRHFLNCDKIENEICSSGRRPILDAVTLFILLVAPALMILLSPLGPMRLFNLFIEICTLT